DNA from Plectropomus leopardus isolate mb chromosome 11, YSFRI_Pleo_2.0, whole genome shotgun sequence:
CATAGGCTACATCCACTACTTTTATACTGTCCTTGGGTGTGTGCAATAAGTAAGTCcgagagattaaaaaaaaaaagtaatcagtgCACTAACATTTGTTGCAtaaattttgtttaaactaATTTGAACAACCTTTTTATGGTCAGATTTCTTCAGCCATCTTTGGTAGACTGTAAATGCCTCCCCAAAATTGGAATTaataaatgagttttaaaaaactgacttttaGATTAATGCACCACAATCAACTGTTCTAAGTGTTTCAtgtaaaaattatatatatatatatatatatatgcactaTGCAGTGTTGTAATAGCAATGTAAGACTTTAATCAGATAATTGTCCATCAGTGAGCAAATgtggttttctacctctttttGTCTCCAAGCGGCTGCAGCTTCTGTTGCTGAACCCCTTGAAGGAGTTGTCTAACGTGCTGCATGCAGACATCCGGCAGAAACAGCTGGAGAGTGTTTTGCAGATCCTCCAGAGCCAGGGGGACAGCCTGGGCCCCGGCTGGCCCCTTGTCTTGGGTGTCATAGGAGCCATCCGCAACGATCAAGGGTAAGAGCACGAGATTGGAGGAGGACACGGAAAAAGCAGGCAGAGTTTTCATTATGCTGAAATAGTTcttgttttatcaaaattgGAAATATTTTATCTGAGAGAGACATCCTGAATTTCTGTCGTAACAAAGATTATACAAACAAGTAAGTAAAAAAACTGAACTCAGCCATAGCATGCTGTGCGTCTTGTTTCCCTTCAGCGAGTCATTGATCCGAACAGCCTTCCAGTGCCTGCAGTTGGTGGTGACTGACTTCCTGCCCACCATGCCTTGCACGTGCCTCCAGATTGTAGTGGATGTAGCCGGCAGCTTCGGCTTGCAGAACCAGGAGCTCAACATTAGCCTAACCTCGATTGGCCTACTGGTGAGATAACAGATGTcctgtggtttttgtttttaagttttatgttCAGATGCACATACCTCAAAGTGGTTAATAATCTACTCTCGTgatgtaatgtaaaaatgctcagaaaacatttaatgaaagGGTTTAGAATAATGTGATGTAACTGGTCAATTCCCAGGGGTGAATGTGTGTAACTATAAAGGTGAAGTGGGTTACGCTATCAGAGAATATGGTTATCTAAATGAAGAACGCAACAACATTAAACTTACTGCCTCATATATATTTTAGGAAATAAAACTCGTGTCTGAGGGAGTGACTGGTTGGACTCGTTTCTTTCCAGTAGTTTTAAAGCTGAAATGTATGTATGATATGATTAGATAATCATTATATTGCATGATTCCTTGTATTATCTTATCTAATTTATTAGCACTCAGGCACTCCGCTGACATTTCATAGATACTTTGTACAGTATACAGGACATGCAAAGCCCGATATTgatctgtggtttgcaggatTATTTCTCTTGGAGTGTGGCAGCTCCAGCGAGATTACTTTATGGTAATAGGAGAGCTGAACTGCCAGAAGCATTTTACAAACCTTCCTCTCCAATTTATGCCCGCACTCTCTACCCCCACTTCCCCTTTTTAACCCACAGTGGAACATTTCGGACTACTTTTTCCAAAGAGGCGAAGCCATCACACAGgagctggagagagaggaggaggctcTGCAGAAGCAGGCCCAAGAGAAAGGAGAGACCCTGAACAGGCCATTCCACCCTGCTCCTCCCTTTGACTGCCTGTGGCTGTGCCTGTACGCCAAGCTGGGCGAGCTGTGTGTCGACCCAAGGCCTGCTGTGCGCAAAAGCGCTGGGCAGACGTTGTTCTCTACCATCGCTGCCCACGGGACCCTGCTGCAGCAGCCAACATGGCATATAGTCATCTGGAAGGTAGCATGCAAGAATTTTTGATTGTATTTTGATTTAGTGAAAATGGGGGAGGCTGTTGTACATATTGCATGTACAGaataatatagatataaatagaCTCTGAATAGGCTGACCTTGGAGCTCTATCTGCTGGCTGAAATATCTTGGTGTCACCACCAGGTGCTCTTCCACCTACTGGACTGCGTGAGGACGTCATCCACCACAGCCGACAAGGAGAAAATCGAGTCTGGCGGCGGGAACATCCTCATTCATCACTCACGTGatacagctgaaaaacagtGGGCAGAGACGTGGGTGCTGACGCTAGCTGGGGTGGCACGCATTTTCAACACAAGGCGGTATCTCCTCCAGCAGTTAGGTGAGCCAGTTGTAATCTTCTCTGATACCTTAAGGGAGAGTTTagatccatagtcagtgtattacatactgTAGATGTCAGTTTGGAGGATCAGGCAGGACTACTGACATGGAAACTGAGCAATCCACTACTGCAGAAGTATTTtggccacctaaaaaaacaatatcagtttaagtgtacgctacatttagattattttcactGCTATATGCTGCCTTCTGTCAACCCCTTTCAGACAGGAAACTGAACCTGCTGTATTGCTCTGTTCAAACCCACACTACATTGAGACAAATGGTTATTTAACATCACAGAACAGAGAAACTGCTGGACTACCTCTGTtcgtttgtgttattttgtgacttttaagtttaaaagggtttgcttggattcaccaaagtcacacaataaaccaacctaactgatcaaagcagctgtagaccagcagtTCCTGTGCTCAGCAgactaaaattactgtttttgtcaatggagtctggtggtttggaggagagccagagagagatggagaactAAAGCCGTTAATGGCTTCCCTGTCAGAAATGACTGTTTGTCGTAGGTAAGGTAAAGTGGTataaatactctaaatatagtgcacacttaaactgatgttgatttttaagttgctacaatattttttactattGGCCTGCCCCATCTGCAGCAGAACATCGCTTAGCCTGTATCcggcctgcttctccaaactgggagccaCCATCATCTACTATAAGTAATACACTGACTGCGGATAAGTAATTCATGCAgaaccacttaaaaaaatctcttatcTAATGCTGTTGTATGTTAAGGTAGAATATGACACAATGTTACAGTCTGCCACAGAATTACAATCTATAAAAATtgcctttcaaaatatattcataagCCTGTGCTAAGTAAAGCAAAAGATCAGTGACAGCCCAGCTGTTTTTACTGCTATAGTACCACACATTAAGTCATGTTAAGCCCCATACGGACAGGATTAACATTCCAGCGAGATATGAATGATAAAACATGAGCTCCTCATTAACTGCACTCATCCGTCTGAACATTTTAGCCACTGCCAAATTACAAGAGGTGACTCATAATATACAACACATTACCAGCCTACTACACATTAAATCACTGAGAGGAACGCTGCTCTTCCTACATACAGCAGAGATAAAATGACTAACTGTTGCTGGCAAAATGATACCACCGTATGGGCCTCCAAGGATGATTGTATGTCATTGAAAAATGGCTCACTTTCATTTTAACTAAATTTATTAACAGGAAACTGTGTTTGCGTCTGATACACCTGCAGTCCTGGCCATTCATACTATGTGGCCTCTCTGAACTTCTTTTAGTTGCCTTTTGTTGGTTTGAAACGTCGCATATCAGTCAGCTGACACATGCTGATTATTGGCGGTCTCACACTCGCTTATCTTGGTGCTGTGAATCTGCAGGTGATTTCTTCGAGGCCTGGGAGGTCCTGCTGAACCACATTCAGTCAGCTGCTCTGAGCAAAAACAACGAGGTCTCTCTGGCTGCCCTCAAGAGCTTCCAGGAGATCCTACAGATTGTTACACCTGTTAAAGACTCGGACAAAGCAGGTGATGCGCTTGCCGCTATGGGCGTCCCCCCAGTGCTCATTGACCCCCTCTCAGCATCTGGTCCTGGCAGACCCCTAGTGCGTTCAGATTCACTTGTCGAGCGGCTGACACGATACAACGGTGCTGAGCTGCAGGCCCCTCCTCCAGGGGAGGAGTCCGCCTTAGAGGACTCTGCGTTGTGGTGGTCGGCTTGGAACACGTGGTATCGAACAGGAACGGACAGCACAAGACCACCTAGTGGCCCGACAGAGAAGTTCTCCTTCATCCCCAGCCAGCCCTTCCTCACAGCGTTGATCCAGATTTTTCCAGCACTCTACCAGCACATAAAAGCCAACTTCAGTATGGAGGATCTGAAGAAGCTGGGGGTCATCCTCCATGGGGCCGTGTCTGTGCCTATCAGCAGTGATGCCTCGCCCTTCATTCTCCCCTCCTACACTGAGGCAGTGCTCACCAGCCTGCAGGAAGCTGTGCTCATCGCTCTGGATGTTTTGCAGAAGGTAGGAAAAGCAAAATGTGTTGATAGAAAACATATATGTGGGTACCAAAGAGACTTTTAACTGTGTTATACATCAGTGGTTCAAACTGGTGGGTTGTGGTCCAAAGGTGGTACATGGTTTCATTCTGAAAGGACTGCAAGTAACATGAacgtgtcaagtttgtaaaaacacacttaattttGAAGTACATAAAATGTTTAGTGTGGCGTTTCTTCTTAttcttacattatttttttttatttctttttgttcttcGCGAACtggttgtttacattttgcaaaataaaattgaatatgtggtcatttataataggtggaccttgaactaatggcAAAGGAGAAATCTGGATCCTGTGACTTGGACCAGTTGGTAACTACAGTTATACATTATACAAAATAGCATTATGATAAGAGCCAAGTGGGGTGTACGTTCAATGAGGGGTCTAAGACACATACCATGTAACCACAGCGTTCCCTGGTTAGAATCTGGCAGGgaacctttgttgcatgtcaaaCTCCCTCTTTCACCAGATTACATTTCCATCTCTCTGCTTTACAGTCTtggaaatagtttttaaaagattCCAGAGCCAAGAATAAAAGATGGGAAACAAAGTTATCCCCATAGAAACTGCAGTGTTATGTGGGAGCAGCCCTAATGCTTTACCTTAgtgtttatactttttaaaggtgctattgATAACATTAGCCAGGAGATGTCCAAACAGtccaaatttgtttttcaaataaacaacagagaaaaacagcaaatcctcTAATTTGAGAAAGTGGAATCAACAAATGCAACTTGTAGCTGTCTTGTCAGCAATGCCTTTTCTTTGCTGGTGTTTTTATTGGACCGTTAAACAATATATTTGGGACAAAACATTTCCTTGTATCTTTAATTGATACCTTGACTTGATGCAGCAACCTCAATCCTCTCTGGTATGAATACAATCTCTTTGTTTTGCAGACCTTTACTTTCCCTGTCAACCAAAAGTTATTTCTTCCCATTCTGTGTCAACTCAGTCCAGGAAACAATGTGTCAGTCTGCTAAATTATGCAACATGCAGTCCCGTGGTGGATGTCAGCAGTGTTTGTTCCTCCCTTTCCTCCCTGCTGCAGGCCATCTGTGTGGGCCCGGAGAACCTGCAGGTCATGTACCCAGCCATCTTTGAACAGCTGCTACTCTTCGTGGAGTTCTCCTGCAAGCCTCCTCAGTACGGCAGGATGGAAACCAAACACGTGGCCAATGCCAAATACAACCAGGTGGGGGGAAATGGAATTGACTGTTTACCTGCTTGGTTTTCATGtgcagtttgtgtctttttccagtttgtttcataaaaatgttggaTGGTGTACACTGTTACTTGTTGCCCTTTTCTCTTCAGCTGTTGTGAACAAGATCATCACTCTTCTTTGATGTTCATAAAGCATCtacactccctccctccttcagtCTAGTCCTTATGAAGCCCCTATCATGGTCCTTCATGAGATTGACAGATACTTCTGGACCCCTATTACAAGCCCCAAGCCATTTCTTCCTTGTATTCCCTCTCATGCTCCATCCTGCTGGCCGCATGCCAGAGAACTGTTTTACTGCTTTTCGGTTCAATCACAGTTcagatgtattaaaaaaaaaacacatttttttttgctagtgaTCTTGAGTAAGATTACTTCATTTATAAAACCACAAACAATTCTCATTTCTCCTCAAGAACAGAGGAGTCTTTTCACAACATTGCTCTgatatcagtgtgtttgttactCACTCTTGTTGTCGCGGAAACCTACAAAATCCACCAGGTGCTGTGTCTTCAGGGGAAAGCTGAGAGTTGTCTCGATCAAACACTGTCCGTCTGGTACATTTATGCTAAGAAACGATAACGCTACACAATCCTGACTGCCAGTCTGTTGGTCCTGCATATGAGGTCCAGCCCTATGTGAATCTCAATCTGTTTTAACTCTTTAAGTGAGAGGGTCAAACACAATTCCCAGCCAGCCAAACAGATGTTATGGGGGGTCTTTATTGCCTTGTTGGATTTAATCCAATCAGATTGCCTAAAATGTCTTTGGTGCCAAGAGTTAGTGTTTTCCCCCCAAATCAGTCCTGGTTATTGAATCTCATTTAGCCAAGCAGCCACTGGAAATTTGATGCAGTTTGAAAACAGCAGTTTAATTGCGATCTTCTCTCATTCTGTTTCTTGGGACTACTCACTGGATAACCTTTTTAGATCCAGCTCTTTGCACCGGTGAGTTCCGTCATGTcctttacccccccccccccccccccccccccccccctataGTTTTTTATTAAGCTGTGCTGAATGGTGACGACCTACCCTCTGCGGTAGATATCACACGAACCGCATGGTAGGCTCTCACGTCTCATCTGCGTCTCTTCACTCCATGCTCCCCCTCTCTGCCTGCCACTAACTGGTGGTTATGCCTCTGTGTGCACAGTCCCTGTGCCGTTccattttcagttgattttgtctttttggtgattttgttcATAAGCACACGTGTGGTTTGGTTTATATCTCTTAAAGACACACTTTGTAGCATCAAAtcatttgttttgctgtaaCATTTGGCTGTGGTACTCACATGAGCCTAACAAAACTTGTGGCTGACTAATAGTCACTGCAACTTTCAGATTAATTTGTGTGCTACTTGTTTACTTATACAAAGTGTGCCTTTAAAAACTGCTTTCAATGTGGCTCTGCCAAAACGTAGAGATTTTTCAGATTTGATTTACTCATAACCACTtccatttctttctcttgttaAATCCTCTTTTCCTCACAGGCGGAATGGGTTGCCTTAAACTATGTGCCCTTTGCTGAGCGCTCCttggaggtggtggtggacCTGTACCATAAAACAGcgtgtcacaaagctgtcaTCAATGAGAAAGTTCTGCAAAACATCATCAAGGTATTTTTTACCAGGACGGGATATTCATGGTCACAGGACTACTGGTAAAAGGTTGGAATtgacaagtttgtttttgaagaatatacttttaaaaaacaaataaaagtaacaaaaatgtgattgaaCACAATGATTAGTGATGAAAAATTCTAACACATATCAAAGCACCTCTAAAGTTTGGTCCACATGCATTCTCTCAAATGGGGAGTAATGTGTCAATGCTTAGGTAAAGGCAGCATTGaggcctgtgtgttttttgtttttataacagGAGCGCAATAAGAACAGTACGTTTTTGAACACAGTGTAGTGTGACATTTATCCATTTCAGGAATTTCACTTACTTCCTGTCAGCGCTACAGTAACGTTACCTTCACCTCTGATCATCTTGATCAAAATGCTTTTTCATCTTTGAATAAGACACTTTCAGTTAGCTTTGTAGATATTTACAATACTATTAACCATTCATGTTTGTATATAATGTTATTGTTGGTGTGGTGCCTGACCGAAGTAAATGTTAGGTAGCTTTCTTTTACACTCGGTGCTTTGGAGAGCAGCCAAAAATACATTGTCCTGCGAAAGCATGTTGAACGTCCTCATTAACTTGACAGGgcttttcatcattttagtGGCTGGTAGGGCGACTGAACTGGCTAACCTCGctattaaaatgatcaaaaatgaacAGTAAACACTAATATATGCAAAGCTAAAGTAACTAACTTAAAGTTGAAAAAGCACTTTGATCACTAAGGTCAGAGGCAAAGCTAATGTTACTATAACATTAACGGAGTATTCAGACATGAAGTTCGTAAAACAGATTTACGTCACAATACACTGTGCAGTTAGAGAGCTCTCGGCCCACTGGGCAGCAGTTAATGTTGAAACCTGCGCAGTGCAGTCATAAAATGTAGTGTGATGTTGTGCAAAGGTGCTGTGGTTTTAAGAGCATATTAACACAGAATCACACAGGGCAGGAAATTGTTGCCTCTCTGCTACCTGCAGGATAAAACCTTTAGGCAAGTTGAACTTATGTTGTATCCAATCAGTGATGTCATAACGGGTGCATTGGCTGACTAAGGTAGAGCACCAACAGGCATCGCAGCATTGATTCTCTCTCAAAGCTGCTataatcaatcatttttttatggaTTAAATTTCTACATGTATCTGAAGGCAGTATCGAGTACCCACAGGTATTGCAGGTTCTAAATCTCAGACACATACTAGATATGAAGTAGCCTACACAGTTTCTACAGTGTTCTAAAAATGAAGTGAGTGAACAATGATCCGTATTCAGTGTTTTAGCAGTAGTCATCTGCAAGGTTAACAACGAATGAGTGCAGAGTTCACTCAGTGAATACTGTGGGTGAGTTACTTTTCAAGAGGATGGATGTATAAAGACATCACAAGTCCAAGAGATGCCTTGTATGCAATGAGTGTGGTATATTTTGAAATTAGACATTTCTGTTTGCTCTCTGAGGAGTCTGTCAGTGTCTGCCAGCCTCTGGACAACTTTCACTTCACTTATCTCTCTGAAAGTTTTGATTTCAAGGCTTACATCTTAAATACTGCAGAAGTCAAGTGCAACCTGCATGTTCTGAATGCAGTCTATCAAATATTAAAGCATTTTATCGGTGAAAGTCATTGAAAGCCTTCATTTCTTAAAGCTGACACTTACCCTTTCACTTTATCCAGTTTCTGACACCTGGGTTTAACTGCTCTTTTCCCAGAGTCTGTTTATAATAAACCTCAAACTGAAGAGAGTTAATTTGCCAAGGAGCTATTATGAAGCTTCCCAATGGACAAAACCAAATCTGCCCCCCGCCCTTTTTTGTCTCCAAAACAAGAAGGCGATACTTGTAAAATCCCAACCTTGGGGAACCCAGCTGTGCACTGAAAAGAGGGCTTTGTTAAGAGGATGGTCTCTTACTTTCTCTGGTTTTGTTGAATGAATAGGACCACTCCAGGtgcaaaaagtgttttctgctttgatgtTGATTCTGTGAATTAAAGTCTCTCCAGATTTCAATACAAAAGAAGGTGAAAGGTTGGCAGGGTGCTGCAgtccgtttttttttctatttttacctTGAAGTCTTGAAGTGTTTCAGTCTCATGATGTATTGGTACTgatgtctcttcctctgttttccGGTAACCTTCAAGACTTTAAGAATGCCCTTGGGTTTAAAGTATGCCTGTCCATCTGAGAGCACCTGGAAGCTCGCAGTATCGTCTCTGCTCAAGGTTCTGTCTATTGGACTGCCGGTGGCACGCCAGCATGCCTCATCCGGAAAGTTTGACACAATGTGGCCTGAGCTGGCCAATGCCTTCGAAGACTTTCTTTTTACCAAAAGGTACAGATTTAGATTTCAAGTGGAGTATGCATAATTTGGACGCTAAGTACCAAGCtcattctttgtttgtttttttccttttatagcACACCTCCAGATAACCTGTCTATCCAGGAATTTCAGAAAAATGAAGCAGTTGATGTAGAggtaaagacatttttttgcattgttcttGCATCCAGTATGTTAAAAAGACTCTGTTTGGTATCTGACACCAGCATATTCTCTTCATTTTAGGTAGTCCAGTTGATCAGCACAGAGATTTTACCATTCGCCAATTTCATCCCCAAAGACTTTGTTGGCCAGATCATGACTATGCTCAATAGAGGTTCCATTCATTCACAGTCCCCCTCATTCACAGGTAAGATGCAACTTTAGCAGCTAAATTAATTTGACTTCGCTGTGTTGTTTGCATGTATCTCTGATAAGACAGCAGGGTGCTGGAATCATACTGAAACCATTAAATCACTGGTTTGTTGCAAAAGCTCTTCCTGTGGTTCATCACCAACAATCGCTCCTGTCAGACTCTTTATGTGTTGAGCAAGACAGTGAAGCCCAGTCTGTCCACTCATTGTAAATCACTCTGGAGAGCAGCGTCTGCAGAATGTTTAACATGTGAGAGTTTTGTTTTGACAGAGGCAGAGATCGATGTGCGGATGAGGGAGGAGTTTTCTAAGGTGTGTTTCGAGACACTGCTGCAGTTTTCCTTCAGCAACAAGGTGTCCACCCCACAGGAGGGCTACATCTCTCGTATGGCGCTCTCTGTGCTCCTCAAGAGATCCCAGGATGTTCTCCGACGCTACGTAGAGGATGAGAGGTTGAGCGGACGTTGCCCCCTGCCCAGGTACACCCCACTATACACCTCTGAATAAAAAATGGTGACCTTGCTTTGGCCAGAAACACCTTTTTTGCACGTCTTATGACTGACGTCCACATCAGAAATTCAGCTCCAAACATTGGCGTTTGTTAGTGCCATCATGTTACCACTGAGACATTTAGCAGTGAAAACTAAAACCACCACTGCTTCAGCTATGcatctgtcatttttcattttctcttttctaaacaacacaaaaccactgtatttttccagttttagaCACTTGCATCACATTTTAGGCACAGGTATAACACTACGtactgcagtgcatttttttttctttcttagaCGCGAGGAAAATTAAATTATGTCCAGGTGAATATTGCGCCATTAGCACAGAAAATGATAAAGGGATGGTGGGGGGAGTTTAGGATTATTATGATATACATATGTATAGCAAATGCGAGGTTACAAACATTTTATAACTAAAATATGATAGATACAATGTATATGAATATAAAGAATGAGAAAATCATAGATTGCATGATTGAATttgagcatttaaaaaacagtagaacttcaacagcaaaatatatacactgtaaaaagtagGAAGTAGTTTCACAGTCAAAGGTTATATTATTCAAATCTGCATTATACTTTAAGGGGAACTTAACTAATTCCTACTAATTACATCAAAGTGTGCTGCTGTATATGTAGGACAAGTTGAGTAAAACCTTTTGCGGCTCCAGAGGGAGCTGAATAAAATCTGACAGAAtgcctcaagtgatgtcactcatCTTGAGGCTGAATAAGCCACTACTAGCATAATACAGCCAAAACTCTGACCCCATGTCTGCGCTTGGGTTTCATCGAGAGTAATTGAGGTGCCActtagtgacaaaaaaaagacaagcacTCTGATTCTGCtttatcaaattttatttttttattccccAGCACTCACTGTCTGCCGGTCAGTAATGTCATAGGAGTACTTTGTGCCAGCAAAGTAGTCTTTTAATGagaatatttataaatgtgaGAGAAAACTGCAGAATTTACAACTAATAATTTTAAAGTTGGTTTGTGAGATACAAACAGGACAAAATGGGCAATCCTGTGGCTATAATGCAACAGCATAACTCAGCCACTGATCACTTGTACACACGATTCAGATTGTGACATGAGcaggttttccttttttgcaatttaattaAACTACTTTAATAAAAGTACTTAAGAAATGCTTTATCTCTCTGTACATTGAGTCATGGTGGTTAATTATATGTTGAGTCTAATCTCCTGATTAATCGTATTTCATCTCTTGATCAATGCTTTGACTGTAATTGCTGCCTATCAGACATCAATATCTTGCAGGATCACAGACACAGTATAACAATTTCCTTCCTATCTCCTGTAAAGAGAAGAGAAACTGAATCTTGAGTccctttcccactggacaaaaaaaaacactaacacccactaacatctggcttttgtctttagtAGGAAAGGTTAAAATCTGTATTCATTACCAAGACATGTGACTGCTCCATTCGGCAGTAATGGAAATTTGACGCTGGGGTGGATGCATTAATTTTTGCCCCCTTTCCAGTGCAATGAAATGACGTACTGCCGCAAATTCCGTCCCTCTCCACCCAAGCGACACTAAAACGTTGAAAATTAGTTAACCATTGAAACATTAAGTTTGGCAAAGAGACTAAATAAGCAAGAGATTTTAAGAAAGACTTGACCACCATAAccttttcactggcctccatgctgctttcctctttttaatAATCTCTTTTCCGGCGCATTTCTGATATCAGATTTGACACTATTAAAATTGAAACACTGAGTACACAGCTTTGTTTTCTGACAGAAGGAAAACAAGTCTAAAGCCGTTTTAATGGGTTTTTCCTTGTGATTAAAACACCTTCATAtacacactaattttggtggttCGAGGGTTGAACTTGCATTCAACAGCTCTCACAACCTGAAAAAGAATGGAAATCACGTGTTGACTCTAACACTGTTCCCTTGTTTTTTCACAAATCCTCGACATCTACAGGTTTTCTGTACTTCCATTGTTGCTAATGAAGGTCattggtctttttttatttcaggcaaCAAGTGACAGAGATTATCTTTGTCTTGAAAGCTATCAGCACTTTGATGGACTCACTTAAAAAGACACAGCCAGAAAATGGTGAGTATCAGACTGCTTCAAGGATCAAACAGAGTTTAGAAAGAGGTGAAGCTgtgaaaaaacaacttgaaaaatacaacaatgcCACGTTATCTATCATCCATTCATTTGAGATAAATGTGTCAGGGTACAGTTGGGACCATTTTTCAAATGAGTTTTATCTCCAATCTGGGTAAAACTGTTTACGTTTCCAGGAAGGTCAATTACAGagaatgattattttttaaccgCAATAGATTGAAGTCGTTCTAAAATTACGTTTTTGAAGTGCCCTTCAAGATGTTTGCATTACATCGCCCTTGATTCAGAGCAAAACTCATTTCCATTTGCCTGTGGGAATTTTATCAAGGAAATGATTTCTTTGATTGCCTTCTATCACAATTCAtattctcttcttcctctccttcccaACCCCGCTTctcctttgttattttttccccctcttgtTCTGCGATTCTTTTGTTTGCTGCCCTCAGTGGACGGCAACACATGGGCTCAAGTGATTGCCCTGTACCCCACACTGGTAGAGTGCATTACATGCTCCTCTTCTGAGGTGAGCTCAGCCCTGAAGGAGGCCCTGGGGCCCTTTAAAGACTTTATGCAGCCACCTGTCTCCAGAGTCCAGAACGGAGAGTCCTGACCAGGCTCGCTCTCATTCGTTTTTTATAATGAAGAAATCTTGAATGTGTCTTCTCGACCCACGTGCTTCACAAGTGCACGGACATGAACTCCACATGAGCCCCATCTACGGTGACATGAAGCAACCCACGGTGAACAGAGTTTCGA
Protein-coding regions in this window:
- the mon2 gene encoding protein MON2 homolog isoform X2 translates to MSTSSPEAVKKLLENMQTDLRSLSMECKKKFPPVKEAAESGIVKIKTIAARNTDILAALKENSSEVVQPFLMGCGTKEPKITQLCLAAIQRLMSHEVVSEAAAGNIINMLWQLMENGLEELKLLQTVLVLLTTNTVVHDEVLSKAIVLCFRLHFTKDNITNNTAAATVRQVVTVVFERMVAEDERFKGIVEQPPPVQGNTNRRSVSTLRPSAKDAYMLFQDLCQLVNADAPYWLVGMTEMTRTFGLELLESVLNDFPGVFLQHQEFSFLLKERVCPLVIKLFSPNIKFRQGSSSAASPAPVEKPYFPICMRLLRVVSVLIKHFYSLLVTECEIFLSLLVKFLDGEKPQWLRAVAVESVHRLCVQPHLLRSFCQSYDMKQHSTKVFRDIVNALGSFIQSLFIVPNAGNTAAVNAPAGGSGSGAQGAAQGGPGAGGVSGSLTTQAAFEYRGTWIPLMTVSVQGSAKATYLEMLDKVEPPSIPEGYAMSVAFSALLDLVRGITSMIERELAMEEEAAAEFRETHPDQEWQPQPGAHLVWEEMVSACWCGLLAALSLLLDASTDETATENILKAELTMASLCGRLGLVTPRDAFITAICKASLPPHYALTVLSSNAANLSSKAYSIQGQSVQIISPSSESHQQVVAVGQPLTAQPQGTVVLTAKNIQCMRTLLNLAHCHGAVLGTSWQLVLATLQHLVWILGLKPGVGGALKPGRAVEGPSTVLTTAVMTDLPVISNILSRLFESSQYLDDVSLHHLINALCSLSLEAMEMAYGNNKEPSLFAVAKLLETGLVNMDRIEILWRPLTGHLLEVCQHPNSRMREWGAEALTALIKAGLAYKHDPPLSQNQRLQLLLLNPLKELSNVLHADIRQKQLESVLQILQSQGDSLGPGWPLVLGVIGAIRNDQGESLIRTAFQCLQLVVTDFLPTMPCTCLQIVVDVAGSFGLQNQELNISLTSIGLLWNISDYFFQRGEAITQELEREEEALQKQAQEKGETLNRPFHPAPPFDCLWLCLYAKLGELCVDPRPAVRKSAGQTLFSTIAAHGTLLQQPTWHIVIWKVLFHLLDCVRTSSTTADKEKIESGGGNILIHHSRDTAEKQWAETWVLTLAGVARIFNTRRYLLQQLGDFFEAWEVLLNHIQSAALSKNNEVSLAALKSFQEILQIVTPVKDSDKAGDALAAMGVPPVLIDPLSASGPGRPLVRSDSLVERLTRYNGAELQAPPPGEESALEDSALWWSAWNTWYRTGTDSTRPPSGPTEKFSFIPSQPFLTALIQIFPALYQHIKANFSMEDLKKLGVILHGAVSVPISSDASPFILPSYTEAVLTSLQEAVLIALDVLQKAICVGPENLQVMYPAIFEQLLLFVEFSCKPPQYGRMETKHVANAKYNQIQLFAPAEWVALNYVPFAERSLEVVVDLYHKTACHKAVINEKVLQNIIKTLRMPLGLKYACPSESTWKLAVSSLLKVLSIGLPVARQHASSGKFDTMWPELANAFEDFLFTKSTPPDNLSIQEFQKNEAVDVEVVQLISTEILPFANFIPKDFVGQIMTMLNRGSIHSQSPSFTEAEIDVRMREEFSKVCFETLLQFSFSNKVSTPQEGYISRMALSVLLKRSQDVLRRYVEDERLSGRCPLPRQQVTEIIFVLKAISTLMDSLKKTQPENVDGNTWAQVIALYPTLVECITCSSSEVSSALKEALGPFKDFMQPPVSRVQNGES